A window of the Sphingomonas piscis genome harbors these coding sequences:
- the leuB gene encoding 3-isopropylmalate dehydrogenase, translating into MAKIVILAGDGIGPEVAREAEACLRLISGARGLGLTFEDHLFGGAAIDASGDPFPEETQRACENSDAILLGAVGGPKWDGGSVRPEAGLLKMRGTLGLFANLRPARTYAGLESFSPLRADIVKGADMLVVRELTGGLYFGDKVEGTEEASDLCTYSRGEVERIARVAFEAARKRRKKVTSVDKANVLATSRLWRRVVTEVATQYPDVELEHALVDSTAMALITHPTRFDVILTENLFGDILSDEMSVIGGSIGLLASASTGTTGTAVFEPIHGSAPDIAGQDFANPAGAIASAAMLLDHLGHSAEARILEAAVEQAIAGGFRTRDLGGGTRCSEFGEQVRLSVDAQLTANQPKLASA; encoded by the coding sequence ATGGCGAAGATCGTCATCCTTGCCGGCGACGGCATCGGTCCCGAAGTTGCGCGTGAGGCGGAAGCCTGCCTGCGCCTGATCTCGGGCGCGCGCGGGCTCGGGCTTACTTTCGAGGACCACCTGTTCGGTGGCGCCGCAATCGATGCGTCAGGCGATCCGTTTCCGGAAGAAACGCAGCGTGCGTGCGAGAACAGCGACGCCATCCTGCTCGGCGCCGTCGGTGGACCCAAGTGGGACGGCGGCTCGGTTCGCCCCGAAGCCGGCCTGCTCAAGATGCGCGGCACGCTCGGCCTGTTCGCCAACCTGCGTCCGGCGCGCACCTATGCTGGCCTGGAAAGTTTCAGCCCGCTTCGCGCAGACATCGTCAAAGGCGCGGATATGCTGGTGGTGCGTGAACTCACCGGCGGCCTGTATTTCGGGGACAAGGTTGAGGGCACGGAAGAAGCCTCCGACCTCTGCACCTACTCGCGCGGCGAAGTCGAACGGATCGCCCGCGTCGCCTTCGAAGCGGCCCGCAAGCGGCGCAAGAAGGTCACCTCGGTCGACAAGGCCAACGTCCTCGCCACCTCGCGCCTCTGGCGACGCGTGGTGACGGAGGTTGCGACCCAATATCCCGATGTCGAGCTGGAACATGCGCTGGTGGACTCCACTGCCATGGCGCTCATCACCCATCCCACGCGCTTCGACGTGATTCTAACTGAGAATCTCTTCGGCGACATCCTCTCCGACGAAATGTCGGTAATCGGCGGCTCCATTGGCCTGCTCGCGTCGGCCAGTACCGGCACCACGGGCACTGCCGTGTTCGAGCCCATCCACGGCTCCGCGCCTGACATCGCCGGGCAAGACTTCGCCAACCCCGCCGGCGCGATCGCTAGCGCGGCAATGCTGCTCGACCATCTTGGTCACTCGGCGGAAGCCCGCATCCTTGAGGCCGCTGTCGAACAGGCGATAGCCGGCGGCTTCCGCACCCGCGACCTCGGTGGTGGAACCCGCTGCAGCGAGTTCGGTGAGCAGGTTCGCTTGTCTGTCGACGCGCAGCTGACCGCCAATCAGCCGAAGCTGGCCAGCGCATGA
- the leuC gene encoding 3-isopropylmalate dehydratase large subunit, translated as MTQRPRTLYEKIWDAHVVERRDDGTCLIYIDRHLVHEVTSPQAFEGLRMAGRKVRRPDLTLAVADHNLPTTARVDTEGNRLPIADPASAEQLRTLEANVAEFGVPYIDAIAAEQGIVHVVGPEQGFTLPGTTVVCGDSHTAAHGAMGALAFGIGTSEVEHVLATQTLQLAPSKTMEIRVEGELGFGVSPKDVILAVIGRIGAAGGTGYVLEFRGSTFEAMSIEGRLTVANMAIEAGARSGLFAPDEKTFAYLKGRPMAPTGEAWDSQVAYWRTLPTDDGARFDASVVMNARDIAPTVTWGTSPEDVAPITGSVPAPESFADRSKQEAAAKSLAYMGLSSGQALQDVAIQHVFIGSCTNSRIEDLRAAAAVVRGRKVADGIKQALIVPGSGLVKRLAEAEGLDRVFTDAGFEWREPGCSMCLAMNPDKVPAGEHCASTSNRNFVGRQGPGSRTHLVSPAMAAAAAVTGRLTDVRDLMRGNAGEMAA; from the coding sequence ATGACCCAGCGCCCCCGCACCCTCTACGAGAAGATCTGGGATGCGCACGTCGTCGAGCGCCGCGACGACGGCACCTGCTTGATCTACATCGACCGCCACCTGGTTCACGAGGTCACCTCGCCGCAGGCGTTCGAAGGTCTGCGCATGGCCGGCCGTAAGGTGCGCCGCCCCGACCTGACGCTCGCCGTTGCCGACCATAACCTGCCGACGACCGCGCGTGTCGACACGGAGGGCAATCGCCTTCCCATCGCCGACCCGGCGAGCGCCGAGCAGCTTCGCACGCTGGAGGCCAACGTCGCCGAGTTCGGCGTCCCGTACATCGACGCCATCGCCGCCGAGCAGGGCATCGTCCACGTCGTCGGCCCGGAGCAGGGCTTCACCCTTCCCGGCACCACCGTCGTCTGCGGCGACAGCCACACCGCCGCGCATGGCGCGATGGGCGCGCTGGCGTTCGGCATCGGCACCAGCGAGGTCGAGCATGTGCTCGCCACGCAAACGCTTCAGCTCGCGCCCTCCAAGACGATGGAGATTCGCGTCGAAGGCGAGCTCGGCTTCGGCGTCAGCCCCAAAGACGTGATCCTTGCGGTGATCGGCCGCATCGGGGCGGCGGGCGGCACCGGCTATGTACTCGAGTTTCGCGGAAGCACCTTTGAAGCGATGAGCATCGAGGGCCGCCTGACCGTCGCCAACATGGCGATCGAGGCCGGTGCCCGCTCCGGCCTGTTCGCCCCGGACGAAAAGACCTTTGCCTATCTCAAGGGTCGCCCCATGGCGCCCACGGGCGAAGCCTGGGACAGCCAAGTCGCCTATTGGCGCACATTGCCGACCGACGACGGTGCGCGCTTCGACGCCAGCGTCGTCATGAACGCCCGCGACATCGCGCCGACCGTCACCTGGGGCACCAGCCCCGAAGATGTGGCGCCGATCACCGGCAGCGTTCCCGCCCCGGAAAGCTTCGCCGACCGTTCCAAGCAGGAAGCCGCCGCCAAGTCGCTCGCCTACATGGGCCTGTCTTCCGGCCAGGCGCTTCAGGACGTCGCCATCCAGCACGTCTTCATCGGCAGCTGCACCAACAGCCGTATCGAGGACCTTCGCGCTGCAGCCGCGGTTGTGCGCGGCCGCAAGGTTGCCGACGGCATCAAGCAGGCGCTGATCGTTCCCGGCTCCGGTTTGGTGAAGCGGCTCGCCGAAGCTGAGGGCCTGGACCGAGTCTTCACCGACGCAGGCTTCGAATGGCGCGAGCCCGGCTGCTCCATGTGCCTCGCCATGAACCCGGACAAGGTGCCGGCGGGCGAGCATTGCGCCTCCACCTCCAACCGTAATTTCGTCGGCCGCCAGGGGCCCGGATCGCGCACTCATCTCGTCTCACCTGCGATGGCCGCCGCTGCCGCCGTGACCGGCCGCCTCACCGACGTCCGCGACCTGATGCGGGGCAACGCTGGGGAGATGGCCGCATGA
- the leuD gene encoding 3-isopropylmalate dehydratase small subunit: protein MTPVERITGRAIPLGRKNVDTDVIIGARHLKTIVRAGLGQHAFETIRSEPGNVFDDERFADAPILIAGDNFGCGSSREHAAWAIRDLGIQAVIAPSFSDIFSGNAFKNGIVPVVLPQAAIDHLLEVAQEHELTVDLDTMSVTSPLQDRYEFQMDPFRRECLMGGLDEIALTLASEAAIRAYEVRVGI from the coding sequence ATGACCCCCGTGGAGCGGATCACCGGTCGCGCCATTCCGCTTGGCCGCAAGAACGTCGACACCGACGTCATCATCGGCGCGCGGCACCTCAAGACCATCGTTCGCGCCGGCCTCGGCCAGCACGCCTTCGAGACCATCCGCAGCGAGCCCGGCAACGTGTTCGACGACGAGCGTTTCGCGGATGCCCCTATCCTCATCGCCGGCGACAACTTCGGCTGCGGCTCGAGCCGCGAGCATGCCGCCTGGGCGATCCGCGACCTCGGCATTCAGGCGGTGATCGCGCCCAGCTTCTCGGACATCTTTTCCGGCAACGCGTTCAAGAACGGGATCGTCCCCGTAGTGCTGCCACAGGCGGCCATTGACCATCTGCTGGAGGTCGCGCAGGAACATGAACTGACCGTCGATCTCGACACGATGTCGGTCACTTCGCCGCTGCAGGACCGGTACGAGTTTCAGATGGACCCCTTCCGGCGTGAATGCCTGATGGGCGGTCTCGATGAAATCGCCCTGACGCTGGCCAGCGAAGCGGCGATCCGCGCTTATGAAGTGAGAGTGGGAATATGA
- the gltB gene encoding glutamate synthase large subunit: MTATTRPPEAQGLYDPRNEHDACGVGFIANIGGEKSHDIVRDGLQILVNLDHRGAVGADPLIGDGAGCLIQLPDALIRDWANQNAIALPPEGQYGVAMCFLPQDEEARNVATSQLERFVQSEGQIFLGWRDVPVDPAGMSPTIVAAMPRIAQAIIAQGPRIRDQDAFERKLLVIRKQTLNPLQDLAKRKELPGIADFYIASISSRTIVYKGLLLATQVGTFYKDLSNPLTVSALALVHQRFSTNTFPSWKLAHPFRFIAHNGEINTVRGNVNWMNARRRTMESPLLGADLDKMWPLIPHGQSDTASLDNALELLLAGGYSLAHAVMLLVPEAWAGNNQMDPQRRAFYEYYAALMEPWDGPAAIAFTDGRQIGATLDRNGLRPSRFTVTDDNRIIMASESGVLPIPEEKIVRKWRLQPGKMLLVDLEEGRIVEDAEIKSRLANAEPYGDWLRETQYHLKDLKIPEGHVNVKPLEDVTRLRKAFGYGEEDLKLFLQPMAKDGDDPIGSMGTDTPIAVLSERPKLLFDYFKQNFAQVTNPAIDPIREAMVMSLVSMIGPRPNLLGQHAGTHKRLEVSQPILTNEDLEKIRGIHEAVDGAFRTATLDATWPAGGNGSALEAALQRLCWEATEAVLADINVLVLSDRAASADRVPIPAALATGAVHHHLIRQGLRMQTGLVVETGEAREVHHFCVLAGFGAEAINPYLALETLTELGIGEVGQEKYIKAVGKGILKVMSKMGISTYQSYCGAQIFDAIGLSSKFVDKYFTGTATKIEGVGIEEVAQEAAARHERAYAPDASTALEHNGVYAFRTKGEAHAWTPTNIADLQHAVRGNLPNKYRSFAAEVNDQSRRLLTIRGLLSFKPLGPEVPLDEVEPATELVKRFATGAMSFGSISREAHTTLAIAMNRIGGRSNTGEGGEEPDRFKPLPNGDSMRSKIKQVASGRFGVTTEYLVNADDIQIKVAQGAKPGEGGQLPGHKVDRNIAAVRHSTPGVGLISPPPHHDIYSIEDLAQLIFDLKNVNAAARISVKLVSEIGVGTVAAGVAKAMADHITISGFEGGTGASPLTSLTHAGLPWEVGLAETQQTLVLNGLRSRVSVQADGGLRTGRDVAIAAILGADEFGFATAPLIAAGCIMMRKCHLNTCPVGVATQDPVLRARFVGQPEHVINYFFFVAEELREIMAKLGVRKLEEMIGRTDLVETTGVVNHWKARGLDLSKLLHRVEVDDWKAHFNSEYQTHNLTDIFDQDLIRSAAPALESGQAVRIERNIRNVNRSVGAMLSGEVAKRYGHAGLPANTIHAVLKGTVGQSFGAFLAKGVTLDLTGDANDYVGKGLSGGRIIVRQPPEATRNAGENIIVGNTVLYGAITGEAYFNGVAGERFAVRNSGAIAVVEGTGDHGCEYMTGGLVAILGPVGRNFAAGMSGGIAYVYDPDGKLEGQCNNASVDLEPLRAVPGAGEAPSAPALSEADLTLGNPLSWDMDRLHGLLSRHAEATGSARAREILDQWPQSAAAFVKVTPTEYRKALQLYGAPDDTQAVAAA, translated from the coding sequence ATGACTGCGACGACCCGCCCGCCCGAGGCCCAAGGCCTCTACGACCCTCGCAACGAACATGACGCTTGCGGCGTCGGTTTCATTGCGAACATCGGCGGCGAGAAATCGCACGACATTGTCCGCGACGGGCTGCAGATTCTGGTCAACCTCGACCATCGCGGCGCCGTCGGCGCGGACCCGCTGATTGGTGATGGCGCCGGCTGCCTCATCCAGCTTCCCGACGCGCTGATCCGCGACTGGGCCAACCAGAACGCAATCGCCCTTCCGCCCGAGGGACAGTACGGCGTCGCCATGTGCTTCCTTCCGCAGGACGAGGAAGCCCGCAACGTCGCCACCTCGCAACTGGAGCGCTTCGTCCAGAGCGAAGGCCAGATCTTCCTCGGCTGGCGCGACGTGCCGGTCGATCCGGCCGGCATGAGCCCGACGATCGTCGCCGCAATGCCGCGGATTGCGCAAGCGATCATTGCGCAGGGACCGCGCATCAGGGACCAGGACGCGTTCGAGCGGAAGCTGCTGGTCATCCGCAAGCAGACGCTGAACCCGCTTCAGGACCTCGCCAAGCGCAAGGAACTGCCGGGGATCGCCGACTTCTATATCGCCAGCATCTCCAGCCGGACGATCGTCTACAAGGGCCTGCTGCTCGCGACCCAGGTCGGCACCTTCTACAAGGATTTGTCCAACCCGCTGACCGTGTCGGCGCTGGCGCTCGTCCACCAGCGTTTCTCAACCAACACCTTCCCGTCATGGAAGCTGGCGCACCCGTTCCGCTTCATCGCCCATAATGGCGAAATCAACACGGTGCGCGGCAACGTGAACTGGATGAATGCGCGCCGCCGCACGATGGAGTCGCCGCTGCTCGGCGCCGACCTCGACAAGATGTGGCCGCTGATCCCGCACGGCCAGTCGGACACGGCCAGCCTCGACAATGCGCTCGAGCTGCTGCTGGCTGGCGGCTATTCGCTTGCGCACGCCGTCATGCTGCTGGTGCCCGAAGCCTGGGCCGGCAACAACCAGATGGATCCGCAGCGCCGCGCCTTTTACGAGTACTACGCCGCGCTGATGGAGCCGTGGGATGGCCCCGCCGCCATTGCCTTCACTGACGGCCGCCAGATTGGCGCGACCCTGGACCGCAACGGGCTTCGTCCGTCGCGCTTCACCGTCACCGACGACAACCGTATCATCATGGCGTCCGAGAGCGGCGTGCTTCCGATCCCGGAAGAGAAGATCGTCCGCAAGTGGCGGCTCCAACCCGGCAAGATGCTGCTGGTCGACCTGGAGGAAGGCCGCATCGTCGAGGATGCGGAGATTAAGTCGCGCCTCGCCAATGCGGAGCCGTACGGCGACTGGCTGCGCGAGACGCAGTATCACTTGAAAGACCTCAAGATCCCCGAGGGCCACGTCAACGTGAAGCCGCTTGAGGACGTCACGCGGCTTCGCAAGGCATTCGGCTATGGCGAGGAGGATCTTAAGCTGTTCCTCCAGCCGATGGCCAAGGACGGCGACGATCCGATCGGCTCCATGGGCACCGATACGCCGATTGCGGTGCTGTCCGAGCGGCCCAAGCTCCTGTTCGACTATTTCAAGCAAAACTTCGCGCAGGTCACCAATCCGGCGATCGACCCGATCCGCGAAGCGATGGTGATGAGCCTCGTGTCGATGATCGGCCCGCGCCCCAACCTGCTCGGCCAGCATGCGGGCACGCACAAGCGCCTAGAAGTGTCGCAGCCGATCCTCACCAATGAAGATCTGGAAAAGATCCGCGGCATCCATGAAGCCGTGGACGGGGCCTTCCGCACCGCGACGCTGGACGCGACCTGGCCGGCGGGCGGCAACGGCAGCGCGCTGGAAGCCGCACTTCAGCGTCTGTGCTGGGAAGCGACCGAAGCGGTGCTGGCCGACATCAACGTCCTGGTCCTGTCCGACCGGGCCGCAAGCGCCGATCGGGTGCCGATCCCGGCCGCGCTGGCGACCGGCGCCGTCCACCACCACCTGATCCGCCAGGGGCTGCGCATGCAGACCGGCCTCGTCGTCGAGACCGGCGAAGCGCGTGAGGTCCACCATTTCTGCGTCCTCGCTGGCTTCGGCGCAGAGGCGATCAACCCCTATCTCGCGCTTGAGACCCTGACAGAGCTCGGCATCGGTGAAGTCGGCCAGGAGAAATATATAAAGGCGGTCGGCAAGGGCATCCTGAAGGTGATGTCCAAGATGGGCATCTCGACCTACCAGTCATATTGCGGCGCGCAGATTTTCGATGCGATCGGCCTGTCCTCCAAGTTCGTCGACAAATATTTCACCGGCACCGCGACCAAGATCGAGGGCGTGGGGATCGAGGAAGTCGCCCAGGAGGCCGCGGCGCGCCACGAGCGTGCCTATGCACCCGACGCAAGCACGGCGCTGGAGCATAACGGCGTCTACGCCTTCCGCACCAAGGGCGAGGCGCATGCCTGGACCCCGACCAACATCGCCGACTTGCAGCATGCGGTGCGCGGCAATCTGCCGAACAAGTATCGCTCCTTCGCCGCGGAAGTGAACGACCAGAGCCGGCGTTTGTTGACGATCCGTGGCCTTCTGAGCTTCAAGCCGCTCGGCCCCGAAGTGCCGCTCGACGAAGTCGAACCGGCCACCGAGTTGGTGAAGCGCTTCGCCACCGGTGCGATGAGCTTCGGCTCCATCAGCCGCGAGGCGCACACGACGCTCGCAATCGCCATGAACCGCATCGGCGGCCGCTCGAACACCGGCGAGGGCGGCGAGGAGCCGGACCGCTTCAAGCCGCTACCGAACGGCGACAGCATGCGGTCCAAGATCAAGCAGGTCGCGTCGGGCCGCTTCGGCGTCACGACCGAATATCTGGTCAACGCCGACGACATCCAGATCAAGGTCGCGCAGGGTGCCAAGCCCGGCGAAGGCGGCCAGCTGCCCGGCCACAAGGTCGACCGCAACATCGCGGCCGTGCGTCACTCGACGCCGGGCGTCGGCCTGATCTCGCCACCGCCGCACCACGACATCTATTCGATCGAGGATCTGGCACAGCTGATCTTCGACCTGAAGAACGTCAACGCGGCCGCGCGCATCTCGGTCAAGCTGGTATCGGAAATCGGCGTCGGCACCGTGGCGGCGGGCGTCGCCAAGGCGATGGCGGACCATATCACCATTTCCGGCTTCGAAGGCGGCACCGGCGCATCGCCGCTGACCTCGCTGACGCACGCCGGCCTGCCTTGGGAAGTCGGCCTTGCCGAGACCCAGCAGACCTTGGTGCTCAACGGCCTCAGAAGCCGCGTGTCGGTTCAGGCCGACGGCGGCCTCCGCACCGGCCGCGACGTAGCGATCGCCGCCATCCTCGGTGCCGACGAGTTCGGCTTCGCCACCGCGCCGCTGATCGCCGCCGGCTGCATCATGATGCGCAAGTGCCATCTCAACACCTGCCCCGTCGGCGTCGCGACCCAGGATCCGGTGCTGCGCGCCCGCTTCGTCGGTCAGCCCGAGCATGTGATCAATTACTTCTTCTTCGTTGCGGAAGAGCTCCGCGAGATCATGGCGAAGCTCGGCGTCCGCAAGCTGGAGGAGATGATCGGCCGCACCGACCTGGTCGAAACAACCGGCGTCGTGAACCATTGGAAGGCGCGCGGGCTCGACCTGTCCAAGCTGCTTCACCGTGTCGAGGTCGACGACTGGAAGGCACATTTCAACAGCGAGTATCAGACCCACAACCTGACGGACATCTTCGACCAGGACCTGATCCGCTCGGCAGCTCCGGCTCTCGAAAGCGGGCAGGCCGTCCGCATCGAGCGCAACATCCGCAACGTCAACCGTTCAGTCGGCGCCATGCTGTCGGGCGAAGTGGCCAAGCGTTACGGCCATGCAGGTCTTCCCGCCAATACCATCCATGCGGTGCTGAAGGGCACCGTCGGTCAGAGCTTCGGCGCTTTCCTTGCGAAGGGTGTCACGCTCGACCTCACCGGCGATGCCAACGACTATGTCGGCAAGGGACTGTCCGGCGGCCGCATCATCGTGCGCCAGCCGCCGGAAGCCACCCGCAACGCCGGCGAGAACATCATCGTCGGAAACACCGTGCTGTATGGGGCGATCACCGGCGAGGCTTACTTCAACGGGGTAGCGGGCGAGCGTTTCGCGGTCCGTAACTCGGGCGCGATCGCCGTCGTCGAAGGTACCGGCGACCATGGCTGCGAATATATGACCGGCGGGCTGGTCGCGATCCTTGGCCCGGTCGGCCGCAACTTCGCGGCTGGCATGTCGGGCGGCATTGCCTACGTCTACGATCCGGACGGCAAGCTGGAGGGGCAGTGCAATAATGCCTCCGTCGACTTGGAGCCACTCCGTGCGGTCCCGGGTGCCGGCGAAGCACCGTCCGCACCGGCGCTCAGCGAGGCCGACTTGACCCTCGGCAACCCGCTGTCGTGGGACATGGACCGCCTGCACGGCCTGCTGTCGCGCCACGCCGAGGCGACCGGCAGCGCCAGGGCTCGCGAGATCCTCGACCAATGGCCGCAGTCCGCTGCCGCCTTCGTCAAGGTCACGCCCACCGAATATCGCAAAGCGCTGCAGCTGTACGGCGCCCCCGACGACACCCAGGCCGTTGCGGCCGCCTGA
- a CDS encoding glutamate synthase subunit beta produces MGDPTGFLKVERQDRTYRPAQERVTHYKEFVIDRDPETSRKQASRCMDCGIPFCHSGCPVNNLIPDWNDLVYKDDWKTAIDRLHETNNFPEFTGRICPAPCEASCTLNLQDTPVTIKSIECEIADRAFDEGWVKPKMAPRGTGKRIAIVGSGPAGMACAQQLARHGHNPTVFEKNDRIGGLLRYGIPDFKMEKHLIDRRVAQMEAEGVIFRTGVNVGVDIPVQRLMDDYDILILAGGAEKPRDLKVPGRELEGTYFAMEFLTQQNKRNAGDPEEKAAGNRTISAKGKHVVVIGGGDTGSDCIGTSHRHGAASVTQLEIMPEPPLKEQKLLTWPHWPMKLRTSSSQEEGADREFAIVTKELIGENGHVTALVCERNGERVELKADLVLLAMGFTGPCIPGAVEQAGVDLTERGNVDAAFGEFRTSNPRIFACGDMRRGQSLVVWAIREGRDCARSVHAQLSAVARQAA; encoded by the coding sequence ATGGGTGACCCCACAGGCTTCCTGAAGGTTGAACGCCAGGACCGGACCTACCGGCCCGCGCAGGAACGCGTCACGCACTACAAGGAATTCGTGATCGACCGCGATCCGGAGACCTCGCGCAAGCAGGCGTCGCGCTGCATGGACTGCGGCATTCCCTTTTGCCACAGCGGCTGTCCGGTCAACAATCTGATCCCGGACTGGAACGACCTCGTCTACAAGGACGATTGGAAGACCGCGATCGACCGCCTCCATGAGACCAACAATTTCCCGGAGTTCACCGGCCGCATCTGCCCCGCGCCGTGCGAGGCGAGCTGCACGCTCAACCTCCAGGACACACCGGTCACCATCAAGTCGATCGAATGCGAGATCGCCGACCGAGCGTTCGATGAGGGCTGGGTCAAGCCGAAGATGGCGCCGCGCGGCACCGGCAAGCGCATTGCCATCGTCGGCTCCGGCCCGGCCGGTATGGCCTGTGCGCAGCAGCTCGCGCGTCATGGCCACAACCCGACGGTGTTCGAGAAGAACGACCGAATCGGCGGCCTGCTTCGCTACGGCATCCCCGACTTCAAGATGGAAAAGCATCTGATCGACCGCCGCGTCGCGCAGATGGAAGCCGAGGGCGTGATCTTCCGCACCGGGGTCAACGTCGGCGTCGACATCCCAGTGCAGCGGCTGATGGACGATTACGACATCCTCATCCTCGCCGGCGGGGCCGAAAAGCCGCGCGACCTGAAAGTGCCGGGCCGCGAGCTCGAAGGCACCTATTTCGCGATGGAGTTCCTGACCCAGCAGAACAAGCGCAACGCCGGCGATCCGGAAGAAAAAGCCGCTGGCAATCGCACCATCTCGGCCAAGGGCAAGCATGTGGTCGTCATCGGCGGCGGCGATACCGGCTCCGACTGCATCGGCACCTCGCATCGCCACGGCGCGGCGTCGGTCACCCAGCTGGAGATCATGCCGGAGCCGCCGCTAAAGGAGCAGAAGCTGCTCACCTGGCCGCACTGGCCGATGAAGCTCCGCACCTCCTCCAGCCAAGAAGAAGGCGCCGACCGCGAATTCGCCATCGTCACCAAGGAACTGATTGGCGAGAACGGCCACGTTACAGCCCTCGTGTGCGAGCGCAACGGCGAGCGGGTCGAATTGAAGGCTGACCTCGTCCTGCTGGCCATGGGTTTCACCGGACCGTGCATCCCCGGCGCCGTCGAGCAGGCGGGCGTCGACCTCACGGAACGCGGCAATGTCGATGCGGCTTTCGGCGAATTCCGCACCTCCAACCCGCGCATTTTCGCGTGCGGCGACATGCGCCGTGGACAGTCGCTTGTGGTCTGGGCGATCCGCGAAGGCCGCGACTGTGCTCGCTCGGTGCACGCGCAGCTATCCGCAGTCGCGCGGCAGGCGGCGTAA
- a CDS encoding TorF family putative porin, with product MPTKIITAALLASAALFASPALAQDTADQPATVAQPAPAEESSSPFTINGGATLVSDYRFRGISQTDKRAAVQGSLTVGHESGFYATIWGSSIDEYVAAASDQEIDFIVGYKKTFGSTTVDGGVLYYYYPGAEQIFPGYDSDFFEPYISVAQSFGAVTAKVSAAYAPKQNALSIGSGKEDNFYLAGDLSGAVPGVPLTLSAHLGHSFGPSYLTIGKGYTDWNVGAAYTWKALTFGVSYVDTNKSLYSPISGRNISKGGVVASVGVAF from the coding sequence ATGCCAACCAAGATTATCACCGCTGCACTGCTCGCTTCGGCAGCGCTTTTTGCCAGCCCCGCGCTGGCGCAGGACACGGCCGATCAGCCAGCCACGGTCGCTCAGCCCGCTCCGGCGGAAGAATCCTCCAGCCCATTCACCATCAATGGCGGCGCAACGCTCGTTTCGGATTATCGCTTCCGTGGTATTTCGCAGACCGACAAGCGCGCTGCTGTCCAGGGCTCGCTCACAGTCGGCCATGAATCGGGCTTCTACGCCACGATCTGGGGCTCCTCGATCGACGAATATGTCGCCGCCGCATCGGATCAGGAAATCGACTTCATCGTCGGCTACAAGAAGACGTTCGGCTCGACGACAGTCGATGGCGGCGTGCTCTATTACTACTATCCGGGCGCCGAGCAGATCTTCCCCGGCTACGACAGCGACTTCTTCGAACCGTACATCTCCGTCGCCCAGAGCTTCGGCGCGGTGACGGCGAAGGTCAGTGCCGCCTATGCACCCAAGCAGAATGCGCTCAGCATCGGTTCGGGCAAGGAAGACAATTTCTACCTCGCCGGCGACCTCTCCGGTGCCGTTCCCGGCGTTCCGCTCACCCTGTCAGCCCACCTCGGCCATAGCTTTGGTCCGAGCTACCTGACCATCGGCAAGGGCTACACCGACTGGAACGTCGGCGCTGCTTACACGTGGAAGGCGCTGACCTTCGGCGTCAGCTACGTCGACACCAACAAGTCGCTCTACTCGCCGATCAGCGGTCGCAACATCTCCAAGGGCGGGGTCGTCGCCTCGGTCGGAGTGGCGTTCTGA
- a CDS encoding P-II family nitrogen regulator: protein MKMIVAVIKPFKLEEVRDALASAGVQGMTVTESSGFGRQKGHTEIYRGAEYHTSFVPKLRLEVVVSDGEAASVVETIQNAARTGAIGDGKIFVIDVAQAVRIRTGDADDDAL, encoded by the coding sequence ATGAAAATGATCGTTGCAGTGATCAAGCCATTCAAGCTGGAAGAGGTGCGCGATGCGCTCGCCTCCGCTGGCGTGCAGGGCATGACGGTCACGGAATCGAGCGGTTTCGGTCGCCAGAAGGGCCATACCGAAATCTACCGCGGCGCCGAGTACCACACCAGCTTCGTGCCGAAGCTGCGACTGGAAGTCGTCGTTTCGGACGGTGAAGCCGCAAGTGTCGTCGAAACCATCCAGAACGCCGCCCGCACGGGCGCGATCGGCGACGGCAAGATCTTCGTCATCGACGTCGCCCAGGCGGTTCGCATCCGCACCGGCGATGCCGACGATGACGCGCTTTGA